From one Desulfurobacterium thermolithotrophum DSM 11699 genomic stretch:
- a CDS encoding MBL fold metallo-hydrolase, which translates to MSSLKLTKETVHNKLVFLGTGGSRYVAFGFQRQAGGLWFNFEGTNIHVDPGPGAFIHSYKKGLEPNWVNFVILSHRHLDHCADVNHILEAMTLGGKRKRGILLCPEDAIEIDPVVLQYTRRNIEETVIIREGMNFEISHNLKVTFPVRNTHGVETYGMIFYWKKNIGYISDTAYFEKIEEKYKDASDLLILNVTLKEPNPRISHLSAICAEKIIGEIKPEVAILTHFGRTMLNAKPWEIAAEISKRTGVKVIAAYDNMVFDLETLTIIKQK; encoded by the coding sequence TTGTCCAGCTTGAAGTTAACAAAAGAAACCGTTCACAATAAACTTGTTTTCCTTGGGACTGGTGGTTCTCGATATGTAGCTTTTGGATTTCAAAGACAAGCTGGTGGATTGTGGTTTAATTTTGAAGGAACTAATATCCATGTTGATCCAGGTCCAGGAGCTTTTATCCACTCTTATAAAAAAGGTTTAGAACCTAATTGGGTTAACTTTGTCATACTTTCTCACAGACATCTTGACCACTGTGCTGATGTCAATCACATCCTTGAAGCAATGACTCTCGGAGGAAAGAGAAAAAGGGGGATTTTGCTTTGTCCTGAAGATGCAATTGAGATAGATCCTGTTGTTCTTCAGTATACGAGAAGAAATATTGAAGAAACAGTAATAATAAGAGAAGGTATGAATTTTGAGATATCACATAATCTGAAGGTAACTTTTCCTGTTCGCAATACTCACGGCGTTGAAACTTACGGAATGATCTTTTATTGGAAAAAAAATATTGGATATATCTCTGACACAGCTTACTTTGAAAAGATAGAGGAAAAGTATAAAGATGCAAGTGATTTGTTAATTTTAAACGTTACATTAAAAGAACCTAATCCAAGAATAAGTCATCTCTCTGCTATTTGTGCAGAAAAAATAATTGGTGAAATAAAACCAGAAGTAGCAATTCTTACTCATTTTGGAAGAACGATGCTAAACGCAAAACCATGGGAAATAGCCGCTGAAATTTCAAAAAGAACAGGAGTAAAAGTTATTGCAGCTTATGATAATATGGTATTTGATCTTGAAACATTAACCATAATTAAACAAAAGTGA
- a CDS encoding potassium channel family protein — protein sequence MRKIEKRIPPKYGQERVLEILMKFRAPLIVALLAVMLSTIGYMLISDVDLLKAFYMTILTVTTIGYGEMWDMDAKARIFNVLVMTLGVGSVMGYSIAVLINIVTSGEVKKILRFRKMVSDISALKGHYIVFGVNDYVLQLIKEMKYHKIPVVVVDTSEDLENFAKEHEVNYYLQLDPADENTLYLAGIEKAIGAIIATMDDYRNLAITLTVKNVVTKNEISPFFILALVKKEEFKEKLKLVGADHVETIPSIISKRVAILARKPPIFGERSLLEEILFGEHTFIDIEELVVEEDSPVIGKTLEELDLRKKFGITVIAVKKTNEKVIFTPGGDIKIEPLDILVVVAPKKKLEEAVKVLFKGKVTARSAMLKKKIKERLHGLE from the coding sequence TTGAGGAAAATAGAAAAACGAATTCCTCCAAAGTATGGTCAGGAAAGAGTTCTTGAAATTTTAATGAAGTTTAGAGCTCCTCTCATTGTAGCTCTCCTTGCAGTAATGCTTTCAACCATTGGTTATATGCTAATTTCTGATGTAGATCTCTTAAAAGCTTTCTATATGACTATTCTTACTGTTACGACAATTGGCTACGGCGAAATGTGGGATATGGATGCAAAAGCAAGAATTTTTAACGTTCTAGTCATGACTCTTGGTGTCGGCAGTGTAATGGGATATTCTATTGCTGTTTTAATAAACATTGTTACCTCTGGTGAAGTAAAAAAAATATTGAGGTTTAGAAAGATGGTTTCTGATATTTCTGCACTAAAAGGCCATTATATTGTTTTTGGAGTGAATGACTATGTTCTTCAATTGATAAAAGAAATGAAATACCACAAAATTCCCGTTGTTGTTGTCGATACATCGGAGGATTTAGAGAATTTTGCTAAGGAACACGAAGTTAACTATTACCTCCAACTTGACCCTGCAGATGAAAATACTCTCTACTTAGCAGGTATTGAAAAAGCCATTGGAGCAATAATAGCAACAATGGATGACTATAGAAATCTTGCTATAACATTAACTGTGAAAAATGTTGTAACAAAAAATGAAATATCACCGTTTTTCATTTTAGCTCTTGTTAAGAAGGAAGAATTTAAAGAAAAACTAAAATTAGTTGGAGCAGATCACGTTGAAACTATCCCATCCATAATCTCAAAAAGAGTAGCAATTTTGGCAAGAAAACCTCCTATATTTGGCGAAAGATCACTTTTAGAGGAAATTCTCTTTGGTGAACATACATTTATTGATATAGAAGAGCTTGTAGTTGAAGAAGATTCTCCTGTTATTGGAAAAACCCTTGAAGAGCTTGATCTTAGAAAAAAGTTTGGAATAACAGTTATAGCAGTAAAGAAAACTAATGAAAAAGTTATATTTACTCCAGGAGGAGATATAAAAATAGAACCTCTTGATATACTTGTTGTTGTAGCACCTAAGAAAAAGTTGGAAGAAGCTGTAAAAGTTCTTTTTAAAGGAAAAGTAACTGCAAGAAGTGCAATGCTTAAGAAGAAAATAAAGGAGCGACTTCATGGACTGGAGTAA
- a CDS encoding DUF6394 family protein, with amino-acid sequence MDWSKVGTTFFIMMSLTTTVGFVYDGDPYELIASVVFNLIATILKLGSKKTLSAELLATSLAADLHLIPALIFYELGTRSTLVEAFAWGALVANIFSVIIVIIETILEAREETWW; translated from the coding sequence ATGGACTGGAGTAAAGTAGGGACTACTTTCTTTATTATGATGTCATTAACCACAACTGTAGGTTTTGTTTATGATGGAGATCCTTATGAACTTATAGCTTCTGTCGTATTTAATCTTATAGCTACAATACTTAAACTCGGAAGTAAGAAAACTTTAAGTGCTGAGCTATTAGCAACAAGTCTTGCAGCAGATTTACACTTAATACCTGCTCTTATTTTCTATGAATTGGGGACGAGGTCTACCCTTGTGGAAGCTTTTGCATGGGGAGCTCTTGTAGCAAATATTTTTTCTGTAATTATAGTAATCATTGAAACTATTTTAGAAGCAAGAGAAGAAACCTGGTGGTGA
- a CDS encoding RNA-guided endonuclease InsQ/TnpB family protein: MKDIFRSVMKKAEKIKKTLKETKGKRKNQVGKVYQIKLQNLSKQDEENLNRLFLEAKWLYNYIVADIKNRLNSTAWKLKEVKIKTPKEIEKREIKTLSSQMRQGIVDRIKHSLKALRKAKEKGLKVGKLQFKSEVRSIPLKQYGITYKISRDRNRVKIQGIKKKFRVLGLHQIPQNTEIANGILVKKSSGYYLYVTCYLPKNEVVEEIRRNRIPKAVGIDLGIKDQLTLSTGEKISWYIPETGRIKKLQKRLLKKQKGSNNYRKIKFLIQKEWEYIQNKRKDTLNKVVSHLKKFCLIAVQDDPIKSWHEGLFGRQVQNTGIGGITARLRNLATLIPVVFVDRYTPTTQTCSKCGNRQKIPLSERVFKCEVCGFELDRDWKSAIEILKEGLRKIKGEGKLLKTLPVDCGEVKPVERATALVEAGSLPLKW, from the coding sequence TTGAAAGATATATTTAGAAGTGTTATGAAAAAAGCAGAGAAAATCAAGAAAACTTTAAAAGAGACAAAAGGAAAGAGAAAAAATCAAGTCGGTAAGGTCTATCAAATTAAGCTCCAGAACCTATCAAAACAAGATGAGGAAAACTTAAATCGTCTGTTCTTAGAAGCTAAGTGGCTCTATAACTACATCGTTGCAGACATTAAGAACCGACTAAACAGTACAGCTTGGAAACTAAAAGAAGTAAAAATTAAAACACCTAAAGAAATTGAAAAAAGAGAAATAAAAACCCTCTCTTCTCAAATGAGGCAAGGAATAGTAGATAGGATAAAACACTCCCTAAAAGCTTTAAGAAAAGCAAAAGAGAAAGGACTCAAAGTAGGAAAACTCCAGTTCAAGAGCGAAGTAAGAAGCATACCGTTAAAGCAGTATGGAATAACCTACAAAATATCTAGAGACAGGAATAGAGTAAAGATACAGGGAATCAAGAAAAAATTTAGAGTATTAGGACTGCACCAAATACCTCAAAACACAGAAATAGCAAATGGAATACTTGTTAAAAAATCCTCTGGATACTACCTGTATGTAACCTGTTACCTACCAAAAAACGAAGTAGTAGAAGAGATAAGGAGAAACCGAATACCTAAAGCCGTAGGTATAGACTTAGGAATAAAAGACCAGCTGACCCTATCAACTGGTGAAAAGATAAGCTGGTATATACCTGAGACAGGTAGAATAAAGAAACTCCAAAAAAGACTTTTAAAGAAGCAGAAAGGTAGCAATAACTACCGAAAAATAAAGTTCCTCATTCAAAAGGAATGGGAATACATACAGAATAAGAGGAAAGATACCCTCAATAAGGTAGTAAGCCACCTCAAGAAGTTCTGCCTGATAGCGGTTCAAGATGACCCTATAAAGAGCTGGCACGAGGGATTATTTGGCAGGCAAGTTCAGAACACGGGGATAGGAGGAATAACTGCAAGGTTAAGAAACCTTGCGACTCTTATTCCTGTGGTATTTGTGGATAGATATACACCTACTACACAAACCTGTTCTAAGTGCGGGAATAGACAGAAAATCCCTCTTTCTGAAAGGGTATTTAAGTGTGAAGTTTGCGGATTTGAACTTGATAGGGATTGGAAGTCAGCGATAGAAATACTGAAAGAGGGATTAAGGAAGATAAAAGGAGAAGGAAAACTCCTAAAAACCCTACCCGTGGACTGCGGGGAAGTTAAGCCTGTGGAGAGGGCGACAGCTCTCGTTGAAGCAGGAAGCCTACCACTAAAGTGGTAG
- a CDS encoding flagellar biosynthesis anti-sigma factor FlgM — protein sequence MKINNLSSEILKLIGKEVNFSKTGEKKKSSTEAENQKNKGVIVELSEELNINISLEPPSKEKIEEIKKAIKEGNYSIDIHRLSEAILKDILGE from the coding sequence TTGAAAATAAATAATCTCAGTTCAGAGATTTTGAAGCTTATAGGAAAAGAAGTTAACTTTTCAAAAACTGGTGAAAAAAAGAAGTCTTCAACGGAAGCTGAGAATCAAAAGAATAAAGGAGTAATAGTAGAGCTCTCAGAAGAGTTAAATATCAATATTAGTCTTGAGCCTCCTTCAAAAGAAAAAATAGAAGAAATCAAAAAAGCTATAAAGGAAGGTAACTACTCTATAGATATTCACAGACTTTCTGAAGCTATTTTGAAGGATATTCTTGGTGAATAA
- a CDS encoding EscU/YscU/HrcU family type III secretion system export apparatus switch protein: MKKRAVVLKYNKAKDNAPKVVAKGEGILAERILELAQKHNIPIVEDKELVSFLLKLNIGEEIPPTLYKIIAKILSYAYNVIHQEYPSK, encoded by the coding sequence TTGAAAAAGAGGGCAGTGGTTTTAAAGTATAATAAAGCTAAAGATAACGCTCCCAAAGTTGTTGCAAAGGGTGAGGGTATCTTAGCTGAAAGAATACTCGAGCTTGCCCAAAAACATAATATCCCCATAGTAGAAGATAAAGAACTTGTTTCATTTCTTTTAAAACTTAACATTGGAGAAGAAATTCCTCCTACTCTTTATAAAATTATAGCAAAAATTCTAAGTTATGCATATAACGTTATTCACCAAGAATATCCTTCAAAATAG
- a CDS encoding GGDEF domain-containing protein, with amino-acid sequence MEIKKRLLRDIALMTALSGILTPLVLKFINPSFELGYLEFTTSLFSNFALGIFIYFTLIEGSLKSYFESLSNLLSRLRRVKKVGKINEMKAYLEISNFSVKGNDFLSKFSKELLFFLNTVYEDELLNQYQKEINDIFGKTLESKILASKVYQFLYDRFGVIAICFYSQDKGEMKPIFFANFESTILDGLNEFIENDKVKVINVNNIVVNFLGKFQLKSVCIVPLVTESWKGAMILGKTDKFKGIEVAFYRRIRHSMAQAFRNAYIYKLLRRESSIDPLTGLYNRRFGLKRLREIIKLALRENKPIAIGMLDIDNFKRINDTYGHLAGDYILKKIAEIVINNIRENDLAVRFGGEEILIALYNTNESTAKDVFERIRKLVESYTFKYEGQEISVTVSIGYHVFYPMGKKDVDVEQLIDFADKALYDAKSAGKNLTVKF; translated from the coding sequence ATGGAAATTAAGAAAAGGCTTCTTCGAGACATTGCATTAATGACTGCCCTTTCAGGGATACTTACTCCATTAGTTTTAAAATTCATAAATCCTTCTTTTGAACTAGGATACTTAGAGTTTACCACATCTCTTTTTTCTAATTTTGCTTTAGGAATTTTCATATATTTTACACTTATTGAAGGTAGTTTAAAGTCATATTTTGAATCTCTATCTAATCTACTATCTAGACTCAGAAGAGTAAAAAAAGTTGGAAAAATAAATGAAATGAAAGCATATCTTGAAATTTCTAATTTTTCAGTTAAAGGAAATGATTTCCTTTCTAAATTTTCTAAAGAGTTACTCTTCTTTCTCAATACAGTATACGAAGATGAACTTCTCAATCAGTATCAAAAAGAAATTAACGACATTTTTGGAAAAACACTGGAAAGTAAGATTCTTGCATCCAAAGTGTATCAGTTTCTCTATGATAGATTTGGAGTAATAGCTATTTGTTTTTACTCCCAAGATAAAGGTGAAATGAAACCTATATTCTTTGCTAATTTTGAATCCACTATACTTGATGGTCTTAATGAGTTCATTGAAAATGATAAGGTAAAGGTAATAAATGTCAATAATATCGTTGTGAATTTTCTAGGTAAATTTCAGTTAAAATCAGTTTGCATTGTTCCCCTTGTTACTGAATCTTGGAAAGGTGCAATGATCTTAGGAAAAACAGACAAGTTCAAAGGAATAGAAGTAGCATTTTATAGAAGAATTAGACATTCTATGGCTCAAGCATTTAGAAACGCTTACATTTACAAACTACTCAGAAGAGAGTCTTCGATAGATCCGTTAACAGGACTTTATAACAGAAGATTTGGACTTAAAAGATTACGAGAAATTATCAAACTAGCTTTAAGAGAAAATAAACCAATAGCTATAGGAATGTTAGACATAGATAATTTTAAAAGAATTAACGATACATACGGTCATCTTGCCGGTGATTATATCCTAAAAAAGATTGCAGAAATTGTTATAAATAACATTAGAGAAAACGACTTAGCTGTAAGATTTGGAGGAGAAGAAATACTTATTGCTCTTTATAATACTAATGAAAGTACTGCTAAAGATGTTTTTGAAAGAATAAGAAAGCTCGTAGAAAGTTATACTTTTAAATATGAAGGACAGGAAATATCAGTAACTGTAAGTATTGGTTATCATGTGTTTTATCCTATGGGCAAAAAAGATGTAGATGTTGAACAACTTATAGATTTTGCCGATAAAGCGTTGTATGATGCAAAATCAGCAGGAAAAAATTTAACAGTCAAGTTCTAA
- the mnmH gene encoding tRNA 2-selenouridine(34) synthase MnmH, which produces MEIVKEIDIEEALKKGFVFIDVRTEEEFEEFHIPGALNIPLFTKEERERISEIYYLQGEKEARFYALEIAGPKLHVIAKKIKGIKDKYKNVVVYCWRGGMRSLAVASICNLTGVHVLRLSGGYRAFRHYILKRLEEICKKINLIVLYGPTGVGKTRILKKLKKEGYPVIDLEDLAGHRGSVFGGIGLSQPSQKMFDSLLWLELEKLKDYPYVITEGESKKIGKLFIPDSFWRAMERGKKIQIITPLEERIKVSMEDYGVGRFSSDIYIKALSRIKKILGDEKYNEIKKLIEEESYYEAIKELMVNYYDKLYRRSTPEVERTITARNVEEAISKLRLELDC; this is translated from the coding sequence ATGGAAATAGTAAAAGAGATAGATATTGAAGAAGCCTTAAAGAAAGGTTTTGTTTTCATCGATGTCAGAACAGAGGAAGAATTTGAAGAATTTCATATACCTGGTGCCCTTAACATTCCCCTTTTTACAAAAGAGGAAAGAGAAAGAATTTCTGAAATTTACTACTTACAAGGAGAAAAGGAAGCTCGATTTTACGCACTTGAAATAGCAGGACCCAAACTTCATGTAATAGCGAAAAAGATCAAGGGAATAAAAGATAAATATAAAAATGTTGTCGTTTACTGTTGGCGTGGTGGAATGCGAAGTTTAGCTGTCGCCTCAATTTGTAATTTAACAGGAGTTCATGTTCTAAGACTTTCAGGTGGATATAGAGCTTTTAGACACTATATTTTGAAAAGACTTGAAGAAATATGTAAAAAGATAAATTTAATTGTTCTTTATGGTCCTACAGGTGTTGGAAAAACAAGAATTCTTAAAAAACTTAAAAAAGAAGGTTATCCCGTTATTGATTTAGAAGATTTAGCAGGTCATAGAGGCTCTGTTTTTGGAGGAATAGGTTTAAGTCAACCTTCTCAAAAAATGTTTGATTCTCTTTTATGGCTTGAACTGGAAAAACTTAAAGATTACCCTTATGTAATTACTGAAGGAGAAAGTAAAAAAATTGGGAAACTCTTTATACCGGATTCTTTTTGGAGAGCAATGGAAAGAGGAAAAAAAATTCAAATAATTACACCTTTAGAAGAAAGAATAAAGGTATCTATGGAAGATTATGGAGTTGGAAGATTTTCGTCAGATATCTATATAAAAGCTTTAAGTAGGATAAAGAAAATACTAGGAGATGAAAAATATAATGAAATAAAAAAACTCATAGAAGAAGAAAGTTACTATGAAGCTATCAAAGAACTAATGGTTAACTATTACGATAAACTTTATAGACGTTCAACCCCTGAGGTTGAAAGAACAATAACAGCAAGAAATGTGGAAGAGGCTATTAGTAAGTTAAGATTAGAACTTGACTGTTAA
- a CDS encoding class I SAM-dependent methyltransferase, whose translation MESRNPFFGKVAEKYDMFFETSYGKAVFELEKQLLLKVLSRENSLLEVGCGTGFWSKVLIEEDFKEPTGIDISKDMLAIAKKKGLKKLVLGNAEFLPFKSDSFDTAFFVTSLEFIKNKKRAFVEAVRVSRKSVVVAFLNRYSFLCLYRALRSFFKESIYTPGNFLTVDEVKNLSKYAGSVLKEKFLIPGKLHSTLSLSIDGFVNKKWEELIGFDTPFGGFTVLKFYIRKRHGNSKRDRY comes from the coding sequence TTGGAGAGTAGAAATCCTTTTTTTGGAAAAGTCGCTGAAAAATATGACATGTTTTTTGAAACTTCGTACGGTAAAGCTGTTTTTGAATTAGAAAAACAGCTTCTCCTGAAGGTTTTAAGCAGAGAAAACTCTTTACTTGAAGTTGGATGTGGAACGGGATTTTGGTCAAAGGTTTTGATAGAGGAAGATTTTAAAGAACCTACTGGAATTGATATTTCCAAAGATATGTTAGCCATTGCCAAAAAGAAAGGACTAAAAAAACTTGTCCTTGGGAATGCTGAGTTCCTTCCTTTTAAGTCCGATTCTTTCGATACTGCTTTTTTTGTAACAAGTTTAGAATTTATAAAAAATAAAAAAAGAGCCTTTGTAGAAGCAGTGAGAGTTTCAAGAAAATCAGTAGTTGTCGCATTCCTAAACAGGTATTCTTTTCTTTGTCTTTATAGAGCTCTCCGTTCTTTTTTTAAAGAATCCATTTATACACCAGGAAACTTTTTAACCGTTGACGAAGTAAAAAATTTGAGCAAATATGCTGGAAGTGTTTTAAAAGAAAAATTTCTTATTCCTGGTAAACTTCACTCAACCTTAAGTTTATCAATTGATGGATTTGTGAATAAAAAATGGGAAGAGTTAATAGGTTTTGATACTCCTTTTGGTGGATTCACAGTATTAAAATTCTATATTAGAAAACGTCATGGAAATAGTAAAAGAGATAGATATTGA
- a CDS encoding DNA double-strand break repair nuclease NurA: MGIKKFLIKTAYQRRECLKISRQEIKRFQEAVKEIWVHFNPEPEIPDCISAVDGSRNRKEFAGYILYAVGAGSVSFRKGKLSNEENYLVDVDILKPEEYSDARLRILMGILEIKEALKTAEKVSYVFIDGSIIGSIIRPTVFSYEIEVEIKKEVEKLFKELVKNFSLSKIDSKNFYSKIENFATGKAFPVAAGYLEYLEYLYSLYLLLENFSKKIVAISKRSDSRNYDLDTILPDITVLNYLNLSVGFSKPVSLEIQKEKKFSFPKPFEKELRKFSFKSYFVKLPKGAGVYKIETQVEPETLFPILKYFSIRGYPYPLKAIHEKVKITNKDMEDIISILKIKGITGREGLGE, encoded by the coding sequence ATGGGTATTAAAAAATTTCTTATTAAAACAGCCTATCAAAGAAGAGAATGTTTAAAAATTTCAAGGCAGGAAATTAAAAGATTTCAAGAAGCTGTAAAAGAAATATGGGTTCACTTTAATCCAGAACCAGAAATTCCTGATTGTATTTCTGCAGTTGATGGAAGTAGAAACAGAAAAGAGTTTGCCGGTTATATTCTATATGCTGTAGGTGCTGGATCTGTTTCCTTTAGAAAAGGAAAACTATCTAACGAAGAAAATTATTTAGTAGATGTTGACATTTTGAAACCTGAGGAATACTCTGACGCAAGGCTCCGAATACTTATGGGAATTTTGGAAATAAAGGAAGCTTTGAAAACTGCAGAAAAAGTTTCTTACGTTTTTATCGATGGCTCAATAATTGGGTCAATAATAAGACCTACAGTATTTTCCTACGAAATAGAGGTAGAAATCAAAAAAGAGGTTGAAAAGTTATTTAAAGAGCTTGTAAAAAACTTTTCTCTTTCAAAAATTGATTCAAAAAACTTTTACTCAAAAATAGAAAATTTTGCTACTGGAAAGGCTTTTCCTGTAGCAGCTGGATATTTAGAATACTTAGAATACCTTTATTCTCTTTATTTGCTGTTAGAAAACTTTTCTAAAAAAATTGTTGCCATTTCAAAGCGTTCCGATTCAAGAAACTACGATCTTGATACTATTCTTCCTGATATTACAGTTCTTAATTATCTAAATCTATCGGTGGGTTTTAGTAAACCGGTTAGTTTGGAGATACAAAAAGAAAAGAAGTTTAGTTTTCCCAAACCATTTGAAAAGGAGTTAAGAAAGTTTTCATTTAAATCATACTTTGTAAAACTTCCAAAAGGAGCAGGCGTTTATAAGATAGAAACTCAGGTCGAACCAGAAACTCTTTTTCCAATACTTAAATACTTTTCAATAAGAGGTTATCCATATCCCTTAAAGGCTATCCATGAAAAAGTAAAGATAACAAATAAAGACATGGAAGATATAATTTCAATACTTAAAATAAAAGGTATCACAGGAAGAGAAGGCCTTGGAGAGTAG
- a CDS encoding 2,3,4,5-tetrahydropyridine-2,6-dicarboxylate N-succinyltransferase, whose protein sequence is MEELKKMIEEAWENRELLKDEKYKEAIREAVDLLDKGKIRVAERISVGNWKVNEWVKKAILLFFPISEMKVMEVGPFEYYDKIPLKKNWEKLGVRVVPPATARYGSFIEQGAILMPSYVNIGAYVGSGTMVDTWATVGSCAQIGKNVHLSGGVGIGGVLEPPNATPVIIEDNCFIGSRCIIVEGAVIEEEAVLGAGVVITASTKIIDVTGDEPVEYRGRVPARSVVIPGTRIKKFPAGEYGLPCALIIGKRKESTDKKTSLNEVLREFNVPV, encoded by the coding sequence ATGGAAGAACTTAAGAAAATGATAGAAGAAGCTTGGGAAAACAGAGAACTTTTAAAAGACGAAAAGTATAAAGAGGCTATAAGAGAAGCTGTTGATCTTCTTGACAAAGGTAAAATCAGAGTTGCTGAAAGAATAAGTGTTGGAAACTGGAAGGTTAACGAATGGGTAAAGAAAGCTATTCTTCTTTTCTTCCCAATTTCTGAAATGAAAGTAATGGAAGTTGGACCTTTTGAGTACTACGATAAAATCCCATTAAAGAAGAACTGGGAAAAGCTCGGAGTTAGAGTTGTTCCCCCAGCAACTGCAAGATATGGTTCATTTATTGAACAAGGAGCTATTCTTATGCCTTCTTATGTTAACATTGGGGCTTATGTAGGTTCAGGGACAATGGTAGATACATGGGCTACAGTTGGTTCCTGTGCTCAAATAGGAAAAAACGTTCATCTTTCTGGTGGAGTAGGTATTGGTGGAGTCCTTGAACCTCCAAATGCTACTCCTGTAATCATTGAGGACAACTGTTTTATAGGTTCAAGATGTATCATTGTTGAAGGTGCAGTTATTGAAGAAGAAGCTGTTCTTGGAGCAGGAGTTGTGATAACTGCTTCTACAAAAATTATAGATGTTACTGGCGATGAACCTGTTGAATACAGAGGCAGAGTTCCTGCAAGAAGTGTGGTTATTCCAGGAACGAGAATTAAGAAGTTTCCAGCCGGAGAATACGGACTTCCTTGTGCTCTTATTATTGGTAAAAGAAAAGAATCTACGGATAAGAAAACATCTCTTAACGAAGTTCTTAGAGAATTTAACGTTCCAGTTTAA